One window from the genome of Chiroxiphia lanceolata isolate bChiLan1 chromosome 15, bChiLan1.pri, whole genome shotgun sequence encodes:
- the LOC116794547 gene encoding rho GTPase-activating protein 24-like → MSEKNTPSRHLTRLAHPEDCQETSAAVSPVLREQEDTGHIPGDGSDSCASTSCANPPCPQQHPADLRMLMARQKAEYESKIARLEQQNRALQLEIQGMHWKLGQQRKWYRLVEMKMRNAERAKEDAERRNEMLQKEMEEFFETFGEMNRWK, encoded by the exons atGTCTGAGAAAAACACTCCTTCAAGACACTTGACAAGACTTGCCCACCCAGAAGACTGCCAAGAAACCAGTGCAGCTGTAAGTCCTGTTCTGCGGGAGCAGGAAGACACAGGACACATCCCAGGGGACGGCAGTGACAGCTGTGCTTCTACCAGCTGTGCAAAcccaccctgcccacagcagcacccGGCAGATCTGAGGATGCTGATGGCCAGACAGAAGGCTGAGTACGAATCTAAAATTGCAAG gctggagcagcagaacagagccctgcagctggagatcCAGGGGATGCACTGGAAACTGGGACAGCAGCGTAAGTGGTACAGGCTGGTGGAGATGAAGatgagaaatgcagagagagcaaaggaagatgcagagagaagaaatgaaatgcTCCAAAAAGAAATGGAGGAGTTCTTTGAAACCTTCGGGGAAATGAACAGGTGGAAATAA